In Canis aureus isolate CA01 chromosome 12, VMU_Caureus_v.1.0, whole genome shotgun sequence, a genomic segment contains:
- the NRAS gene encoding GTPase NRas, producing MTEYKLVVVGAGGVGKSALTIQLIQNHFVDEYDPTIEDSYRKQVVIDGETCLLDILDTAGQEEYSAMRDQYMRTGEGFLCVFAINNSKSFADINLYREQIKRVKDSDDVPMVLVGNKCDLPTRTVDTKQAHELAKSYGIPFIETSAKTRQGVEDAFYTLVREIRQYRMKKLNSSDDGTQGCMGLPCVVM from the exons ATGACTGAGTACAAACTGGTGGTGGTTGGAGCAGGTGGTGTTGGGAAAAGCGCACTGACAATCCAGCTAATCCAGAACCACTTTGTAGATGAATATGATCCCACCATAGAG GATTCTTACCGAAAACAGGTGGTTATAGACGGTGAAACCTGTCTGTTGGATATACTGGATACAGCTGGTCAAGAAGAGTACAGTGCCATGAGAGACCAATACATGAGGACAGGCGAAGGCTTCCTCTGTGTATTTGCCATCAATAATAGCAAATCATTTGCAGACATTAACCTCTACAG ggaacAGATTAAGCGAGTAAAAGATTCAGATGATGTACCTATGGTGCTAGTAGGAAACAAGTGTGATTTGCCAACAAGGACAGTTGACACAAAACAAGCCCATGAACTGGCCAAGAGTTATGGGATTCCATTCATTGAAACCTCAGCCAAGACCAGACAG GGTGTCGAGGATGCCTTTTACACACTGGTAAGAGAAATACGTCAGTACCGAATGAAGAAACTCAACAGCAGTGATGATGGGACTCAAGGTTGTATGGGGTTACCATGTGTGGTGATGTAA